One window of Gloeothece citriformis PCC 7424 genomic DNA carries:
- the sds gene encoding solanesyl diphosphate synthase yields MISTTSLFAPVETDLRLLSENLKKLVGARHPILAAAAEHLFDAGGKRIRPAIVLLVSKATMLDQEITSRHRRLAEITEMIHTASLVHDDVVDEAELRRNVPTVNSLFDNRIAVLAGDFLFAQSSWYLANLDNLEVVKLLSEVIRDFAEGEIQQGINQFDTGITLDAYLEKSYYKTASLMANSAKAASVLSDVGRDITEHLYNYGRYLGLAFQIVDDILDFTSPTEVLGKPAGSDLASGNITAPALYAMEENPYLEVLIEREFSEDGDLEKALNLVMESNGIERSRELASNYSQLALQNLKCLQPSPSGQALQDIVDYNLSRIY; encoded by the coding sequence ATGATCTCAACTACTTCTTTATTTGCTCCCGTTGAAACCGATCTTCGTCTCCTGAGTGAGAACCTGAAAAAGCTTGTTGGCGCTCGTCATCCCATTCTCGCGGCGGCAGCAGAACATCTGTTCGATGCAGGAGGAAAACGAATTCGACCGGCGATCGTGTTATTAGTATCAAAGGCAACAATGCTAGATCAAGAGATTACCTCTCGGCATCGGCGACTGGCAGAAATTACCGAAATGATTCATACAGCTAGTCTAGTTCATGACGATGTTGTCGATGAAGCGGAGTTACGTCGTAATGTCCCCACTGTTAATAGTTTATTCGACAATCGAATTGCTGTGTTAGCGGGAGATTTTCTTTTTGCTCAGTCATCATGGTATTTAGCCAATTTAGATAATTTAGAAGTTGTTAAACTTTTATCTGAAGTGATCCGAGACTTTGCTGAAGGAGAAATTCAGCAGGGAATTAATCAATTTGATACGGGTATAACCTTAGACGCTTACCTCGAAAAAAGTTATTACAAAACAGCTTCTTTAATGGCTAATAGTGCCAAAGCGGCCAGCGTTTTAAGTGATGTTGGACGAGATATCACAGAACACTTGTACAATTACGGACGTTATTTAGGATTAGCCTTTCAAATAGTCGATGATATCTTAGATTTTACCTCTCCTACGGAGGTATTAGGTAAACCTGCTGGCTCGGATTTAGCCAGTGGTAATATTACGGCTCCGGCGTTGTATGCTATGGAGGAAAACCCCTATTTAGAAGTCTTAATTGAGCGAGAATTTAGTGAAGACGGAGACCTTGAAAAAGCTTTAAATCTGGTTATGGAAAGTAACGGGATTGAGCGATCGAGGGAATTAGCTTCTAATTATTCTCAGTTGGCTTTGCAAAATTTAAAATGCTTGCAACCTTCCCCATCTGGTCAGGCTTTACAAGATATAGTCGATTACAATTTGAGTCGGATTTATTAA
- a CDS encoding ribonuclease catalytic domain-containing protein, whose product MEKGTLSKGKLIEFRLQGDRRLAVVDRPEGKKDWIVIDEGGQAHKIRPQRVEFEVSGGPYTHQDIPNFLKQVQPLVDPSSLEIAWELLVEDGTPVTPEEMALLLFSESSPVLSYAAHSLLCEDKIYFKNKGESYEPRSANQVQEIKHQLEVEQQRQREKEGFYARVQKALENEPIDWLDSDRPRLEALEKLVLQPEQKNQAAQDLLSSLGRSTTPEAALELLIELGWWSPHENLFLRRSSYPVQFSKRVLEVAKHCLESPPPDPDVVRLDLTHLKIYTIDDESTKEIDDGLSVEQLENGTTRLWIHIADPSRLVSPGDELDLEARKRSTSLYLPTGMISMFPPELATGPMSLVQGQICPALSFGVILKEDGSVEDYIIHASLVKPTYRLTYDDVDEILQLDIKAEPEVKILADSAARRLEWRKSQGSINISMPEAVIKVKENDEIIIELLETSRSRQLVAEMMILAGEVAGHYCQHHELPVPFRGQPQPELPPEEELIVLPAGPVRSCALRRCMPRSELGTSPSRHASLGLDVYTQVTSPIRRYTDLLTHFQLKAHLRGDPLPFSGDQMQEILFSVATSASEATSVERQTNRYWGLEFLRRNGNQTWYAILLRWLREEENLGLILLEELGLELPHRFERPLALGERFAVQVTRSDPHRDEIRFREMLSHEIQSAIS is encoded by the coding sequence GTGGAAAAGGGCACACTCTCAAAGGGAAAATTAATAGAATTCAGACTACAAGGCGATCGTCGTTTAGCGGTAGTTGATCGTCCAGAAGGAAAAAAAGACTGGATCGTAATCGATGAAGGAGGACAAGCGCATAAAATACGTCCTCAACGGGTTGAATTCGAGGTAAGTGGGGGGCCTTATACCCATCAAGATATTCCCAATTTCCTCAAACAAGTACAACCCCTCGTCGATCCATCGAGTTTAGAAATAGCCTGGGAATTGCTGGTAGAAGACGGAACACCAGTCACTCCCGAAGAAATGGCTTTATTATTATTTTCTGAATCTAGTCCGGTTTTATCTTATGCCGCCCATAGCTTACTTTGTGAAGATAAAATTTATTTTAAAAACAAAGGAGAAAGTTATGAGCCTCGTTCGGCGAATCAAGTTCAAGAAATTAAACATCAGCTAGAAGTAGAACAACAACGTCAACGAGAAAAAGAAGGGTTTTATGCTCGTGTCCAAAAAGCGTTAGAGAATGAACCCATAGACTGGTTAGATAGCGATCGGCCTCGTTTAGAAGCGTTAGAAAAATTAGTGCTTCAACCCGAACAAAAAAATCAAGCCGCGCAGGATCTTCTCAGTTCTTTGGGACGCTCAACAACTCCAGAAGCAGCATTAGAGTTACTTATTGAGTTAGGATGGTGGAGTCCTCACGAAAACCTGTTTCTCCGTCGAAGTTCATATCCTGTCCAATTTTCCAAAAGGGTGCTTGAAGTGGCAAAACATTGTCTAGAATCTCCTCCTCCTGATCCAGATGTCGTCCGTCTGGATTTAACCCATCTGAAAATTTACACGATTGATGACGAAAGTACAAAGGAAATTGATGACGGGTTAAGTGTTGAACAGTTAGAGAATGGAACAACTCGTCTGTGGATACATATCGCCGATCCCTCTCGTTTAGTGAGTCCGGGAGATGAATTAGATTTAGAAGCGAGGAAAAGAAGTACAAGTTTATATTTACCCACCGGCATGATTTCCATGTTTCCGCCGGAATTAGCCACCGGGCCGATGAGTTTGGTACAAGGACAAATCTGTCCGGCTCTAAGTTTTGGTGTGATTTTAAAGGAAGATGGTTCAGTCGAAGATTATATTATTCATGCTAGTTTAGTTAAACCTACCTATCGACTGACTTATGATGATGTCGATGAAATTTTGCAACTCGATATTAAAGCTGAACCGGAAGTAAAAATTTTAGCTGATAGTGCGGCTCGGCGACTAGAATGGCGAAAATCTCAAGGCTCAATTAATATTTCTATGCCAGAGGCCGTGATTAAAGTTAAAGAAAATGATGAGATTATCATTGAATTACTGGAAACTTCTCGCTCTCGTCAGCTAGTGGCAGAAATGATGATTTTAGCGGGGGAAGTCGCCGGTCATTACTGCCAACACCATGAACTCCCCGTTCCGTTTCGGGGTCAACCTCAACCCGAATTACCCCCAGAAGAGGAATTAATCGTTTTGCCAGCCGGTCCGGTGCGCTCTTGTGCCCTCCGTCGCTGTATGCCTCGTTCTGAATTAGGGACATCTCCATCCCGTCACGCCAGTTTAGGATTAGATGTCTATACTCAGGTTACATCGCCTATTCGTCGTTATACCGATTTATTAACCCATTTTCAGCTTAAAGCTCATTTACGGGGCGATCCGTTGCCCTTTTCGGGGGATCAAATGCAAGAGATCCTCTTTAGCGTGGCTACTTCTGCCTCTGAGGCGACCTCTGTCGAACGTCAGACTAATCGTTATTGGGGGTTAGAATTCTTGCGGCGTAATGGAAATCAAACCTGGTACGCGATTTTGTTGCGCTGGTTACGGGAAGAGGAAAATTTAGGCTTAATTTTACTCGAAGAGTTAGGATTAGAGTTACCTCATCGCTTTGAGCGCCCTTTAGCTTTGGGTGAACGGTTTGCGGTGCAAGTCACTCGTTCTGATCCTCATCGGGATGAGATTCGCTTTCGAGAAATGTTATCCCATGAAATTCAATCCGCAATTAGTTAA
- the glgB gene encoding 1,4-alpha-glucan branching enzyme, translated as MSTTISPEQVNQIVYNLHHDPFEILGSHPLEDNGTGKKWVVRAYLPKADSAWVVCPAERQEYQMQSVHHPNFFECVIETSELANYQLRIREGEHERVIYDPYAFRSPVLTDFDIHLFGEGNHHRIYEKLGSHPIEMEGVKGVYFAVWAPNARNVSVLGDFNQWDGRQHQMRKRSNSVWELFIPEIGVGTNYKYEIKNWEGHIYEKSDPYGFQQEVRPKTASIVTNLDTYEWHDQQWLEQRRHSNPLVQPISVYEVHLGSWLHASAAEKTQLLSGESEPIQVSEWNTQARFLSYYELAHKLIPYVKELGYTHIELLPIAEHPFDGSWGYQVTGYYAPTSRFGTPEDFMYFVDQCHQNGIGVIVDWVPGHFPKDGHGLAFFDGTHLYEHADPRKGEHKEWGTLVFNYGRNEVRNFLVANVLFWFDKYHIDGIRVDAVASMLYLDYCRKEGEWVTNDYGGRENLEAADFLRQVNSVLFGYYPGALSIAEESTAWPMVSWPTYMGGLGFNLKWNMGWMHDMLDYFSMDPWFRQFHQNNITFSMWYHHSENYMLALSHDEIVHGKSSMMGKMPGDEWQKYANVRTLFAYMFTHPGKKTMFMSMELGQWSEWNVWGDLEWHLLQYEPHQRLKQFFCDLNALYKSQSALYERDFEQEGFQWVDCSDNRHSVVSFIRRAKDPSDFIIIICNFTPQPHSHYRIGVPESGFYTELFNSDAKKYGGSNMGNLGGKWTDEWSFHGLPYSLDLCLPPLAVLVLKLDRAKTAEVKQQSSS; from the coding sequence ATGTCCACAACCATATCTCCAGAACAAGTCAATCAAATAGTATATAACCTACACCATGATCCCTTTGAAATTCTGGGGAGTCATCCCCTAGAAGACAATGGTACTGGGAAAAAATGGGTTGTCCGAGCTTACTTACCAAAAGCTGATTCGGCCTGGGTTGTCTGTCCGGCAGAACGTCAAGAGTATCAAATGCAGTCGGTACATCATCCCAACTTCTTTGAATGTGTAATTGAGACTTCCGAACTGGCTAATTATCAATTACGGATTCGAGAAGGAGAACACGAACGGGTAATTTATGATCCTTATGCTTTCCGTTCCCCAGTCTTAACCGATTTTGATATTCATCTGTTTGGAGAAGGGAATCACCATCGGATTTATGAAAAATTGGGCTCTCATCCCATCGAAATGGAGGGAGTGAAAGGGGTTTATTTTGCTGTTTGGGCCCCTAATGCCCGAAATGTCTCTGTATTAGGAGATTTTAATCAGTGGGATGGCAGACAACATCAAATGCGGAAGCGCAGTAATAGTGTCTGGGAACTGTTTATTCCGGAAATTGGAGTAGGGACTAACTATAAATATGAAATCAAAAACTGGGAAGGTCATATTTATGAAAAATCCGATCCCTATGGATTTCAACAAGAAGTACGTCCTAAAACCGCTTCCATTGTCACTAATTTAGATACCTATGAATGGCACGATCAACAGTGGTTAGAACAACGTCGTCATAGTAATCCCTTAGTGCAACCCATTTCGGTCTATGAAGTGCATTTAGGCTCTTGGCTTCATGCTTCTGCGGCTGAAAAAACCCAACTCCTAAGCGGAGAATCTGAGCCAATACAAGTCTCAGAATGGAATACTCAAGCTCGATTTTTAAGTTACTACGAATTAGCCCATAAACTAATTCCTTACGTCAAAGAATTAGGGTATACCCATATTGAATTATTACCGATCGCCGAACATCCGTTTGATGGGTCTTGGGGTTATCAAGTCACCGGATATTATGCTCCGACTTCCCGTTTTGGAACTCCCGAAGATTTTATGTATTTCGTGGATCAATGTCATCAAAATGGGATTGGGGTCATTGTCGATTGGGTTCCGGGTCATTTTCCCAAAGATGGTCATGGGTTAGCCTTTTTTGACGGAACTCATTTATACGAACACGCAGACCCCCGCAAGGGAGAACATAAAGAATGGGGAACGCTTGTTTTTAACTACGGTCGTAATGAAGTCCGCAATTTCTTAGTAGCTAATGTTCTCTTTTGGTTCGATAAATATCATATTGATGGGATTCGGGTTGATGCAGTCGCCTCGATGCTCTATCTTGATTATTGTCGCAAAGAGGGAGAATGGGTCACGAATGATTACGGTGGCCGGGAAAATTTAGAAGCGGCGGATTTTCTCCGTCAAGTTAATAGCGTCTTATTTGGCTATTATCCCGGTGCTTTATCGATCGCTGAAGAGTCCACCGCCTGGCCAATGGTATCATGGCCAACCTATATGGGAGGATTAGGATTTAACCTCAAGTGGAATATGGGTTGGATGCACGATATGCTTGACTACTTCAGTATGGATCCTTGGTTTCGCCAATTCCACCAAAACAATATTACCTTTAGTATGTGGTATCACCACAGCGAGAACTATATGCTGGCTCTTTCCCATGATGAGATCGTTCATGGTAAAAGTAGCATGATGGGTAAAATGCCGGGGGATGAGTGGCAAAAATACGCCAATGTCCGGACTTTATTCGCCTATATGTTTACTCACCCCGGTAAAAAGACCATGTTTATGAGCATGGAATTAGGACAATGGAGTGAGTGGAATGTCTGGGGAGATTTAGAATGGCATCTGCTGCAATATGAACCCCATCAACGACTAAAACAGTTCTTCTGCGATCTTAATGCCCTTTATAAGAGCCAATCTGCCCTTTATGAGCGAGATTTTGAACAAGAAGGGTTTCAATGGGTAGACTGTAGCGATAACCGTCATAGCGTGGTTTCGTTTATCCGTCGAGCCAAAGATCCCAGTGATTTTATTATAATCATTTGTAATTTTACCCCTCAACCCCATAGTCATTATCGGATCGGTGTTCCTGAATCTGGATTTTATACCGAGTTGTTTAATAGTGATGCGAAAAAATATGGGGGGAGTAATATGGGTAATTTAGGCGGTAAATGGACTGATGAATGGTCTTTTCATGGATTGCCCTATTCTCTGGATTTGTGTTTACCTCCTTTGGCTGTTTTGGTTCTTAAATTGGATCGTGCTAAAACAGCAGAAGTTAAACAACAATCTTCCTCGTAA
- a CDS encoding WD40 repeat domain-containing protein: MNFENGLELANEAVLNRLGRQLSLVEEAILKGSWEGQTYEEIAQATNYSVDYLKRHIGPQLWKLLSEVLGEKVNKTNFRLALEARQESEKPPKNDSQLDPISPTITSCRCDWGEALDVSIFYGRIQELTTLNQWIREHRCRLVALLGMGGIGKSSLSVKLAQQLESEFDFIIWRSLRNAPSLKILLADLISILSEQQETTASIKRLIHYLRSYRCLIVLDNLETLLDAVRIGQFREGFEDYGELLTIVGETTHISCMVLTSRERPAEIATFEGIELAVRSLKLEGSKEAAYALLQAKGLSGTSLQQEKLGECYCYNPLAIKIVATSIQDLFDGEIGDFLEQETFVFNGIRRLLKQQFERLSPLEKDIMYWLAINREWTTLSELQKELVPKIRSSQLLETLEALNGRSLIEKKSGLYTQQPVVMEFVSECLVQDMAQELINQEFQLFNTHALLKTTVKDYVRETQERLLLDPIADSLRSQLGSMLAIAQYLQDLLNVIRQSQHYSQSYGPGNLINLCCYLQLDLTSYNLSNLTIRHGYFQGINLHQVNLAHSNLIECRFTQTFGAIYSVAFSPDGQLMATGNRHGEIWLWQIEDSQPLFTCKGHTNWVWSIVFSRNGEILISGSTDQTIRLWNVSNGQCLKILSQHTNGVYAIALSPDGNILASGGDEQVIKFSTLSEGQLLNLSLHHNCGIRSIAYSPDGRFLASGGTDQTVRIWDLSKGQCLKTLSGHLNWVWSVAFSPDGQLLASGGDDPRVRIWDVQTGECIKTLSGHLTSLRSVVFSPDGQRLASGSADQTVRIWDVQTGQCLKILSGHTNWVWSVAFAPSKTVNSLTPQLLASGSEDRTIRLWNINNGECLKTLIAYANKVFSVAFQGENPHLIVGGYEDNLVRVWNWSNNECLNFKGHTDVVLSVACSPKGELIASSGGGSDCTIKLWNVTSGQCLSTLSGHAEGVWAVEFSPNGSLLASGGTDQTVKLWDVKTAQCVKTLEGHQGWVWSVAFSADGKLLGSGCFDRTVKLWDLQSSQCLYTLKGHLAEVTTVAFSRDSQFIASGSTDYSIILWDVNNGQPFKTLQGHTSIVMSVTFSPDGRFLASGSFDQTIRIWDFLTGECLLILQGHTRGIESVGFSRDGCFLVSGGEDETIKLWQVQTGECLKTFKPKRPYEGMNLTGVTGLTESQITSLLALGALSD, encoded by the coding sequence ATGAACTTTGAAAATGGCTTAGAATTAGCAAATGAAGCTGTTTTAAATCGACTTGGTAGGCAATTGAGCTTAGTTGAGGAGGCAATTTTAAAAGGGTCTTGGGAGGGACAGACTTATGAGGAGATTGCACAAGCAACGAATTACTCGGTCGACTACCTCAAACGTCACATCGGGCCACAGTTATGGAAGCTGCTTTCTGAGGTTTTGGGAGAAAAAGTTAATAAGACTAACTTTCGACTCGCCCTCGAAGCGAGACAAGAGAGTGAAAAACCCCCTAAAAATGACTCTCAACTTGACCCTATAAGTCCTACAATAACATCTTGTCGATGTGACTGGGGGGAGGCTCTCGATGTTTCTATATTTTATGGACGCATTCAAGAGTTGACTACCCTAAACCAGTGGATAAGAGAACATCGCTGTCGTTTAGTTGCCTTATTAGGAATGGGTGGCATTGGCAAAAGCTCTCTTTCTGTCAAACTCGCACAACAACTTGAGTCTGAATTTGATTTTATTATTTGGCGATCGCTGCGTAATGCTCCGTCTTTAAAAATTCTCTTAGCTGATTTAATTTCAATACTATCAGAGCAGCAAGAAACCACAGCCAGCATTAAAAGACTCATTCATTATCTGCGTTCCTATCGTTGTTTAATTGTTTTGGATAACTTAGAAACCCTATTAGATGCTGTTCGGATTGGACAGTTTCGAGAAGGGTTTGAAGATTATGGGGAATTACTCACAATAGTAGGAGAAACGACTCATATCAGTTGTATGGTTTTAACTAGCCGAGAAAGACCGGCAGAAATAGCGACCTTTGAAGGGATAGAATTAGCGGTACGTTCCCTAAAATTAGAGGGATCAAAAGAAGCGGCTTATGCTTTACTTCAAGCCAAGGGATTATCGGGAACATCACTCCAACAAGAAAAATTAGGGGAGTGTTATTGTTACAATCCATTAGCCATAAAAATTGTAGCCACTTCAATTCAAGATTTATTTGATGGGGAGATAGGAGATTTTCTAGAGCAAGAAACGTTTGTTTTTAATGGGATTCGTCGTCTATTAAAGCAGCAATTTGAACGTCTGTCCCCTTTAGAAAAAGACATCATGTATTGGTTAGCGATTAACCGAGAGTGGACGACTCTATCTGAGTTACAAAAAGAGCTTGTGCCAAAGATTAGAAGTAGCCAACTTTTAGAAACCCTTGAAGCTTTAAATGGGCGATCGTTAATTGAAAAAAAATCAGGTCTTTATACTCAACAACCCGTCGTAATGGAATTTGTGAGTGAATGCTTAGTTCAAGACATGGCTCAAGAACTAATTAACCAAGAATTTCAATTATTCAACACTCACGCTTTACTCAAAACTACGGTTAAAGATTATGTTAGAGAAACTCAAGAGCGATTGCTACTAGACCCTATTGCTGACTCATTGCGATCGCAGTTGGGGTCAATGTTAGCGATCGCTCAATATCTCCAAGATCTATTAAATGTAATCCGGCAATCACAGCATTACTCCCAAAGTTATGGCCCTGGCAATCTGATTAATTTGTGTTGCTATCTTCAATTAGATTTAACGAGCTATAACTTATCTAATTTAACGATTCGGCATGGTTATTTTCAAGGAATTAACCTACATCAGGTCAATTTAGCTCACTCAAATTTGATCGAGTGTAGATTTACTCAAACCTTTGGGGCGATTTATTCGGTTGCTTTTAGTCCAGACGGTCAACTGATGGCCACCGGTAATAGACATGGAGAGATTTGGCTGTGGCAAATAGAAGATAGTCAACCTTTGTTTACTTGTAAAGGTCATACCAATTGGGTTTGGTCAATTGTTTTTAGTAGAAATGGGGAAATTCTCATTAGCGGGAGTACAGACCAAACGATTCGACTGTGGAATGTGAGTAACGGTCAATGCTTAAAGATTTTATCCCAACATACCAATGGAGTTTATGCTATTGCCCTTAGTCCTGACGGAAATATTCTCGCCAGTGGGGGTGATGAGCAAGTGATCAAGTTTTCGACCCTTAGTGAGGGTCAACTTCTCAATCTGTCCTTACATCATAATTGTGGGATACGCTCAATTGCCTATAGTCCCGATGGACGTTTTTTAGCCAGTGGGGGGACAGACCAAACCGTGAGAATTTGGGATCTCAGTAAGGGTCAGTGTTTAAAAACCCTCTCAGGACATCTTAATTGGGTTTGGTCAGTTGCTTTTAGTCCCGATGGGCAATTATTGGCTAGTGGAGGGGATGATCCAAGGGTGAGAATTTGGGATGTTCAGACAGGAGAATGTATAAAAACCCTTTCAGGACATTTAACTTCATTGCGTTCAGTCGTTTTTAGTCCAGATGGTCAACGATTAGCCAGTGGGAGTGCGGATCAAACCGTGAGAATTTGGGATGTTCAGACCGGTCAATGTTTAAAAATTTTGTCTGGACATACTAATTGGGTCTGGTCAGTGGCCTTTGCTCCTTCAAAAACCGTCAATAGCTTAACCCCCCAACTTTTAGCCAGTGGGAGTGAAGATAGAACCATAAGACTTTGGAATATTAATAATGGGGAGTGTCTCAAAACCTTGATCGCCTATGCCAATAAAGTCTTTTCAGTCGCTTTTCAGGGGGAAAATCCTCATTTGATCGTCGGGGGTTATGAAGATAATTTAGTACGGGTGTGGAATTGGAGTAATAACGAGTGTCTTAATTTTAAAGGACATACTGATGTCGTTCTTTCCGTCGCTTGCAGTCCCAAGGGGGAGTTAATAGCGAGTAGTGGTGGGGGTTCAGATTGCACGATTAAACTTTGGAATGTTACTAGCGGTCAGTGTCTTAGTACCTTGTCAGGACACGCTGAGGGAGTTTGGGCAGTGGAATTTAGCCCCAATGGTTCTCTTTTAGCTAGTGGGGGGACAGATCAAACGGTAAAATTATGGGATGTTAAAACGGCTCAGTGTGTTAAAACCTTAGAAGGACATCAAGGATGGGTCTGGTCAGTGGCTTTTAGCGCAGACGGTAAACTCTTAGGGAGTGGCTGTTTTGACCGAACTGTTAAACTTTGGGATCTTCAAAGTAGTCAGTGTTTATATACATTAAAGGGTCATTTGGCTGAGGTGACTACGGTCGCTTTTAGTCGAGATAGTCAGTTTATAGCGAGTGGTAGTACCGATTACAGTATTATTCTCTGGGATGTGAATAATGGTCAACCGTTCAAAACTCTGCAAGGACATACCAGTATAGTCATGTCTGTGACTTTCAGTCCGGATGGACGCTTTTTGGCTAGTGGGAGTTTTGATCAAACGATTAGAATCTGGGATTTTCTGACGGGTGAGTGTCTTCTGATTTTACAGGGACATACTCGCGGTATTGAGTCCGTTGGTTTCAGTCGGGATGGGTGTTTTTTGGTTAGTGGCGGTGAAGATGAAACGATTAAGCTTTGGCAGGTTCAAACGGGTGAGTGTTTAAAAACTTTTAAGCCTAAACGACCCTATGAGGGAATGAATCTTACTGGAGTGACCGGTTTAACCGAATCTCAGATCACCTCTCTTTTGGCTTTGGGGGCACTTTCAGATTAG
- a CDS encoding HetZ-related protein 2, with product MSGERIDVTVKTNLLLPLAPLLNESGIVKPEAKVSQDKAINTTSCSVRLEKEWHSRLSQEDIELSEKVRNSIVNWLLGEDRQKFENLEPKSSKILSDGLNYRYRILRQRYLFVSPTQAYKNLLNRLGCVVTLRHKIRTWIALSRDRQRAVVDVLQEVIQELLNHDRYIQSQMTWISQCTQNERLRNSLLFATIEEYCLRPIRNRPLLSYRFVTYLRRQSRGGMTQVPQQEIIRILSEEVGTDENESSVNLLDTQAISQYQEVQDWHERQTLRLKVQENFELYLHSKLGQVAVDWLRLYLAGYSQEVIASRLNLPIKQMYRLREKVIYHGIKGFALKGNPELVANWLEISLKEHNLGLTPAQWTKFWSMLSNLQQEILTLSKSGQPLEMTGKELNLNKAQIFKQWNDIYLLAQTIRNDNL from the coding sequence ATGAGTGGGGAAAGGATTGATGTTACAGTAAAAACTAATCTCCTCTTACCCCTTGCTCCTCTATTAAATGAATCAGGCATTGTCAAACCAGAGGCAAAAGTCTCACAAGACAAGGCAATTAATACAACTTCTTGCAGTGTAAGATTAGAAAAAGAATGGCATTCTCGCCTCAGTCAAGAAGATATTGAGTTAAGTGAAAAGGTACGCAATAGCATTGTTAACTGGTTACTCGGAGAAGATCGTCAAAAGTTTGAAAATCTCGAACCCAAATCCAGCAAAATTTTATCTGATGGGTTAAACTACCGTTATCGAATTTTGCGACAACGTTATTTATTTGTCAGTCCGACTCAAGCTTATAAAAATTTACTCAATCGCTTAGGTTGTGTCGTCACCCTTCGTCATAAAATTCGCACTTGGATTGCTTTAAGTCGAGATAGACAACGGGCGGTGGTAGATGTTTTACAAGAAGTCATTCAAGAACTTTTAAATCATGATCGCTACATTCAATCTCAAATGACTTGGATTAGCCAATGTACCCAAAATGAACGTCTGAGAAATAGTCTCCTGTTTGCCACAATTGAGGAGTATTGTCTGCGGCCTATTCGCAATCGACCCCTTTTAAGTTATCGCTTTGTGACTTATTTACGTCGTCAATCTCGCGGAGGAATGACACAAGTTCCTCAACAGGAAATTATCCGCATTTTATCGGAAGAAGTGGGAACTGATGAAAATGAGTCTTCAGTCAATTTATTAGATACTCAGGCTATTAGCCAATATCAAGAAGTTCAAGATTGGCACGAAAGACAAACTCTACGTCTAAAAGTTCAAGAAAATTTTGAACTCTATTTACACTCTAAACTCGGTCAGGTAGCAGTAGATTGGCTTAGACTTTATTTAGCAGGATACTCCCAAGAGGTCATTGCTTCTCGGCTCAATTTACCCATTAAGCAAATGTATCGATTACGAGAAAAAGTGATCTATCATGGGATTAAAGGGTTTGCTCTCAAAGGAAATCCTGAATTGGTGGCTAATTGGTTAGAGATTTCTTTAAAAGAGCATAATTTAGGATTAACTCCGGCACAATGGACTAAGTTTTGGTCAATGTTAAGTAATCTTCAACAAGAAATTCTCACTCTCTCAAAATCTGGCCAACCTTTAGAAATGACCGGTAAAGAATTAAATTTAAACAAAGCTCAGATTTTCAAGCAATGGAATGATATTTATCTCCTCGCTCAAACTATTCGCAATGATAATTTATAG
- a CDS encoding class I SAM-dependent methyltransferase: protein MEILPGEVFAKTEDFDGSIRQLLPKYEEVLDVIVSLVPPGVEQILELGCGTGELSLKLLNRYPKVKIVALDYSERMITYAQTKIVDKGYSDRWKGVQLDFGVWANEEESQALGSGFDACVSSLAIHHLTDEMKQKLFERISKTLKPGGVFWNGDPVLVEFPLIQEVYQKIREDWATQQGTTITEVRAKLGTTKPYGYSSQDQLATLETHLQMLKTAGFTSVAVPWKYYGMAVFGGMISIMDN, encoded by the coding sequence ATGGAAATTTTGCCCGGCGAAGTATTTGCAAAAACTGAAGATTTTGATGGGAGTATTCGTCAGTTATTACCTAAATATGAAGAAGTTTTAGACGTTATTGTTAGTCTTGTTCCTCCTGGAGTGGAACAAATTTTAGAGTTAGGCTGTGGAACGGGGGAATTAAGTTTAAAATTATTAAACCGTTATCCAAAAGTTAAAATAGTCGCCCTAGATTATTCAGAAAGAATGATAACTTATGCTCAAACTAAAATAGTAGATAAAGGGTATAGCGATCGCTGGAAAGGAGTACAATTAGATTTTGGAGTTTGGGCAAATGAAGAAGAATCTCAGGCTTTAGGAAGCGGTTTTGATGCTTGTGTTTCATCTTTAGCGATTCATCATTTAACAGATGAGATGAAACAAAAATTATTTGAGCGAATTTCTAAAACCTTGAAACCGGGGGGAGTTTTTTGGAATGGTGATCCGGTGTTAGTCGAATTTCCTCTAATTCAGGAAGTCTATCAAAAAATTAGAGAAGACTGGGCAACTCAACAAGGAACAACTATAACCGAAGTTCGCGCTAAATTGGGCACAACAAAACCCTATGGATATTCGAGTCAAGATCAATTAGCCACTTTAGAAACTCATCTGCAAATGTTAAAAACTGCGGGGTTTACATCGGTAGCTGTGCCTTGGAAATATTACGGGATGGCAGTATTTGGGGGGATGATTTCAATAATGGATAATTGA